DNA from Asanoa sp. WMMD1127:
AGGGGATGAACTCCCTCGGGATGCGACCACCGGTGACCGCGTTGGCGAACTCGTAGGTCGGGGCGTCGTTGTCGAGCGGCAGCGGCTCGAGGCTGATGATCACCCGCGCGTACTGGCCGGAGCCACCCGTCTGCTTCTTGTGGGTGTATTCGACCTTCTCCACCTTGCGGCGGATCGTCTCGCGGTAGGCCACCTGCGGCTTGCCGATGTTGGCCTCGACGTTGAACTCGCGCCGCATGCGGTCGACCAGGATGTCGAGGTGCAGCTCGCCCATGCCGGCGATGACCGTCTGCCCGGTCTCCTCGTCGTTGAAGACGCGGAAGGTCGGGTCCTCCTCCGCCAGGCGCTGGATCGCGGTGCCCAGCTTCTCCTGGTCGGACTTGGTCTTCGGCTCGATCGCGACCTGGATGACCGGCTCCGGGAACGTCATCGACTCCAGGATGACCGGGTTGGCCGGGTCGCACAGCGTGTCGCCGGTGGTGGTCTGCTTGAGACCCTGCACGGCGATGATGTCACCAGCCTGCGCCGTCCCGCGCTCTTCGCGCTTGTTGGCGTGCATCTGGTAGATCTTGCCGATCCGCTCCTTGCGGTCCTTGGTCGAGTTGATGACCTGCGAACCGGAGTCGATCGTGCCGGAGTAGACGCGCACGTAGGTGAGCTTGCCCAGGTGCTTGTCCGTCTGGATCTTGAACGCGAGGGCCGAGAACGGCTCCGAGTTCGACGGCTTGCGCTGGAGCGGGGTCTCACCGTCGGTGGCCACACCCTCGATCGCCGGGATGTCCAGCGGCGAGGGCAGGAAGTCGACGACGGCGTCGAGCATGGGCTGCACGCCCTTGTTCTTGAAGGCCGAACCGGTCAGCACCGGGTTGGCCTTGCCCGCCACCGTGGCGCGGCGGATGCCGGCCTTGAGGTCCTCGACGGTGAGCTCTTCACCCTCGAGGTACTTCTCGGTGATGGTGTCGTCGACGTCGGCGAGCGTCTCGATCAGCTTCTCGCGCCACTCGGCGGCCTGGTCGGCGAGGTCGGCCGGGATCTCCTCGACCGCGTAGTCCTCGCCCTTCTGGGTCTCCCCACGCCAGGTCAGCGCGCGCATCCCGATCAGGTCGACGACGCCGATGAAGTCGGACTCGTTGCCGATCGGGATCTGCAGCACGAGCGGAGTCGCGTTGAGCCGGTCGATCATCATCTGCACGCAGCGGAAGAAGTCGGCGCCGGTGCGGTCGAGCTTGTTGACGAAGCACATCCGCGGAACGTTGTACTTGTCCGCCTGCCGCCAGACGTTCTCGGTCTGCGGCTCCACGCCGGCGACGCCGTCGTAGACCGCGACCGCACCGTCCAGGACGCGCAGCGACCGCTCGACCTCGACCGTGAAGTCGACGTGGCCGGGCGTGTCGATGATCTGGATCGTGTGGTCCTTCCACTCACACTTCGTCGCAGCCGAAGTGATCGTGATGCCCCGCTCCTGCTCCTGCTCCATCCAGTCCATGACGGCAGCGCCCTCGTGGACCTCACCGATCTTGTACGTGATGCCGGTGTAGAACAGGATCCGCTCGGTGGTCGTGGTCTTACCAGCGTCGATGTGCGCCATGATGCCGATGTTGCGAACCTTGGCGAGCGCGTCTGCGGCGGCCACTTCAATCCCTCTTCGTCGTCGTCGTGCGGTGGGTGGTTACCACCGGTAGTGGGCGAAGGCCTTGTTGGACTCCGCCATCTTGTGCGTGTCCTCGCGTCGCTTCACCGCGGCGCCGAGGCCGTTGCTGGCGTCGAGCAGCTCGTTCATGAGGCGCTCGACCATGGTCTTCTCGCGGCGGGCCTTCGAGTACTGCACCAGCCAGCGCAGACCGAGCGTGGTCTGGCGGGGCGCGCGCACCTCGATCGGCACCTGGTAGGTGGCGCCACCGACGCGGCGGCTCTTCACCTCGATGGCCGGCTTCACGTTGTCCATCGCGCGCTTGAGGATGACGACGGGGTCGGTGCCGCCGCTCTTCTCCCGAGCGCCCTCGAGCGCGCCGTAGACGATGCGCTCGGCGAGCTGCCGCTTGCCGCGCAGCAGGATCTTGTTGACCAGCTGGGTCACCAGCGGCGAGTTGTAAACCGGGTCCGCGACCAGCGGACGGCGCGGGGCTGGGCCTTTACGCGGCATGTCAGCTCTTCTCCTTCTTGGCGCCGTAGCGGCTGCGGGCCTGCTTGCGGTTGCGGACACCCTGGGTGTCGAGCGACCCGCGCACGATCTTGTAACGGACGCCCGGAAGGTCCTTCACACGGCCGCCACGCACGAGCACGATCGAGTGCTCCTGCAGGTTGTGGCCGACGCCGGGGATGTAGGCCGTGACCTCGATCTGGCTGCTGAGCTTGACGCGAGCGACCTTGCGCAGCGCCGAGTTCGGCTTCTTCGGGGTGGTGGTGTACACGCGGGTGCACACGCCGCGCCGCTGAGGGCTCCCCTTCAGCGCGGGGGTCTTCGTCTTGCTCGTCTTCGCCTGCCGGCCCTTGCGGACCAGCTGCTGGATCGTTGGCACCGGGTTTTCCGCTCCCTTCGGCCGCTTCCTCGCGGCCGCGCCGTCGTCGCCTTGGCCGCCCGGGTGGGCGACCCTCCAACACTCCAACCAGGAGCTGGTGCTCCCGGATCCCGCGGTCGGGCGTGTCGGCCCTTCCACGGTCCCCGTGCGCGCTGACGCGAGCCCGGGTTTTCTGCCATTGTCGTGCTCACGCACTCGGCGGCTTGTCGCTGCCTGGCCAGAACGGTGCGCGCACGCACGGATTGCCCGGGCGAGCCCGGGCACGAAAGGAAAGAGTACCCATCGCCGGCGCGCAGGTCAAAACCCCTGTGACACCCGCGGTTGGCCCCTATCTCCATCAATTGTAGCGGCTGCGTCGGCGAGCCGCCGAGCCAGGCGCTTTGGCCGGGTTCGGGCCTTACGCCGCGATCTGGAGGCTCAGCGCGGCGAAGAACGCGATCACGGCGATGACCAGCCCGACGATGCCGCAGATGAACCCCGACGTGGCCAGGCCGCGCCCCTGGAACCGCATGGCCGCGGCGGGCCCCACGCGGCGGATCTGCCGGCGGGCCAGTACCCCGAGCGCCACACCGGCCACTCCGGCCACGACCGCCAGCACGGTGAACGCGCCGGCGGCCCAGGCGCCCCACCCGGCCTCGGAGCCGACCAGCCCGAAGCAGAGCACGATGAACGCCACGACGATCGAGGCGACGCCCGTGATCAGCGCGCCGATCGCCAGCCCGGAGGTGGCCGGCGGAACCTCCAGGTGCACGACGCCGAAGCCGGTGCCCGGCACGGCGTCGACCCGCCGGGTGCGCTGCTGCGCGTCGGTCGGCGGCGGCACCGACACGGGCCGCGGCTGATTCACCGGGTACGACGGTCCGCCCTGCTGCGCCACGCCCACGAGCATGCCATGCCGCCGCGAGCGGATCAGTCGACGCCGGGGGCGAAATCCTGGACGCCGGCCGGGTCGGCGGAGTTGAGGATGCCGATCACGGTGGCGATGACGACCGTGGCGATGCACAGCATGACGCCGATCCAGGCCAGGCGTTCGCCGCGGCGGATCCAGAGGCCGCCGGTGAGGAAACCACCCGATGCGTACGCCTCGCGGCGGGCCTGGCGGGCCAGCACCAGCGCCACCGTGGCCGGGACGATCCCGCCGACGACCACGCCGGTCATGGCGGCCAGCAGCCCCAGACCGAACACCGCGCCGGCCTTCGTCGACCGGACCGGGTCCGGGTCGAGCGGGTGCCGCAGCGCTTCCGTGGGTTGCACGATCCTGACCCTATCCGCCCATCATGGCCGCGTGACCGAATGGCACCTGGTATCCACCGGTAGGTCCGGCGCGCTGGTCTGGCGGGGGCCCGGCGTCTATCGCAAGCGGGGCAAGCCGGACGAGATCGCCGCCGAGGCGGCCCGGCTGAGCTGGCTCGCCGGCCAGGGCTTCCCGTGCCCGGAGGTCGTCGACCACCGCCCGGGCGAGCTGGTCACGACGGCGCTCCCCGGCCGCCCGGGGTCCGCGGACTGGCCCACCGCCCGCCGGCCGGCCCTGGCCGCGGCGATCGGGGCCCTGCTCCGCGACCTGCACCAGCTGCCGGTCGCCGACTGCCCGTTCGACCGCACCCTGGCTACGACGATGGCGCTGGCCGCGGCGAATACCGACGTCGACCTCGACGACCTCGACCCGGCCCGGGCCGGCTGGTCCGCCGATCGCCTGCTGGCCGAGCTGCGCGCGACCCGCCCCCGCGATCCGGAGGACCTGGTGGTGGGCCACGGCGACCCCTGCCTGCCCAACTTCCTCTTCGACGACGACTTGCGCCCCACCGGCGTCGTCGACGTCGTCCGGCTCGGCGTGGCCGACCGCCACAACGACCTGGCCATCGCCACGCGCCACCTCACCGCCCGCTGGTCGTCCGCGTCCGCGGCGGACCTGCTGACGGCGTACGGCCGACCGGACCCGGATCCGGCGAAGATCGCCTTCTACCGACTGCTGGACGAGTTCTTCTGACGCCGCGTGACCTGGATCACTGAAGCGGGAAGACGATCCGCGCCTCCGGGTCGTTCCGCCACGACGTCCCGGTGCACGCGGACGGCGACTGGGGCAACTGGCTGGTGAGCGACGACGCGGTCACGCTGCTGGACTTCGAGCGCGCCCGCTTCGGCGCACCGGCCGACGACTGGATGCTGCTGGCCGTCACCAGCGGCCAGCACCTCGACCTGGTGCTCGACCTGATCGCGGATGCGACGGCCACCGATGTGACGACCCTCCGGACCGCCTGCGAGCTCCGCGACGCCGCCTGCCTCGCCGAGGATCTCGCCAACGCCCTGGCGCAGCCCGAGGCACCAGCCTGGCTGCCGCAACGCCTCGACGACCTCGAAGGCTTGGTCACCGGCCGCCGCTGGTGGCGCGGCGCCGGCTGACCGGCGATAGCGTCCTGTGCAGACCACGACCCGAGGAGGGCAATTGGGAGCGTCCGTACTGTTCATGTCGATGTCCGTGGACGGGTTCATCGCCGACCCGGACGACAGTCTCGGCGGCGCCGACGGCAACCGGCTGCACCACTGGGGGCAGGAGGCCGACGGCGAGACGTTTCGCACCGACGGCGTGGCCGGTCAGCTGATGGCCGAATACAACGCGACCGGGGCCGTCGTGGCCGGCCGGCGGACCGCGGAGATCACCGATCATTGGGGCGGCTCGCATCACGGCATGCCGATCTTCGTGCCGACCCATCGCCCGCCCGGCCCGACCGTGGCCGACCAACCGCTGGTCACCTATGTCCAGGACGGCATCGAGAGCGCGATCGCGCAGGCCAAGGCCGCCGCCGGTGACCGGGACGTGCTCGTGCACGGCGCGTACACCGGGCAGCGGGCCCTCGAGGCCGGCGTACTCGACGAGATCCAGATCCACCAGATCCCGATCCTGCTCGGCCGCGGCCGCCGGCTCTTCGACGTGCTCCCCCGCGAGATCGAGCTCGAGATCGTCCGGGTCATCGACACCCCGGAGGCCACCCACCTGCGCTACCGGGTGAAGCGATAGCGAAAGGCGCCCTCCCCCGAAGGGAAGGGCGCCTTTCGGAACGATCCGACTAGCGGTACGAGCCGAAGTCGAAGTCGTCGAGCGGAACCGCCTGCCCGCCGGCCGGGCCGAAACCGTAGTCGGTCTCGGGGTACCCGGTCATCGAGTAGACCTTGGCCTTCGCCTCCTCGGTGGGCTCGACCCGGACGTTGCGGTACTTGCTGATGCCCGTACCCGCCGGGATGAGCTTGCCGATGATGACGTTTTCCTTCAGGCCGATCAGCGAGTCGCTGCGGGCGTGGATCGCCGCGTCCGTCAGCACCCGGGTGGTCTCCTGGAAGGAGGCCGCCGACAGCCACGAGTCCGTGGCCAGCGAGGCCTTGGTGATGCCCATCAGCACCGGACGGCCGGCCGCGGGCTCGCCGCCCTCGGACACGAGCCGGCGGTTCTCCGACTCGAACAGCGCCCGGTCGACCAGCACACCCGGCAGGAACTCGGTCGAGCCGGAGTCGATCACCGTGACCCGCTTGAGCATCTGGCGGATGATGATCTCGATGTGCTTGTCGTGGATGAGCACGCCCTGCGAGCGGTAGACCTCCTGGACCTCGTTGGTCAGGTGGACCTGGACCGCACGCGGACCGAGGATGCGCAGCAGCTCGTGCGGGTCGATGGTGCCCTCGGTGAGCTTCTCGCCCACCTCGACGTGCGCACCGTCGGCCGCCCGGAGCTTGACGCGGCGGGACACCTTGTCGTGGACGATCTCGTCGCTGCCGTCGTCCGGCACGATGATGATCTTCCGCGAGCGCTCGCCGTCCTCGATCCGGATGCGACCCGGAGACTCCGCGATCGGCGCCTTGCCCTTGGGGACACGGGCCTCGAAGATCTCCTGGACACGCGGCAGACCCTGGGTGATGTCCTCACCCGCGACGCCACCGGTGTGGAAGGTACGCATCGTCAGCTGCGTGCCCGGCTCACCGATCGACTGCGCGGCGATGATGCCCACCGCCTCGCCGACGTCGACGGTCTTGCCGGTCGGCAGCGAACGGCCGTAGCACGCGGCGCAGACGCCCAGCTTCGACTCACAGGTCAGCACGCTGCGCACCCGCACGGTGTCGACACCGGCGGCCACGAGCTTGTCGATCAGGATCGAGTTGAGGTCGGCGCCCCGCTCCACCACGAGCGAGCCGTCGGCGCCCTTGATGTCGTCGGCCAGCGTCCGGGCGTGCACACCGGTCTCGGCGTGCTCGTGGACCATCAGCTTGCCGTCGGGGCCGTTCGTACCCACCTGCATGGTGATCGCCCGGTCGGTCCCGCAGTCTTCCTCGCGGATGATGACGTCCTGCGAGACGTCGACCAGACGACGGGTCAGGTAACCCGAGTCGGCGGTACGCAGCGCGGTGTCGGCCAGACCCTTACGGGCACCGTGCGTGGAGATGAAGTACTCCAGCACGGACAGACCCTCCCGGTACGAGGCCTTGATCGGCCGCGGGATGATCTCGCCCTTCGGGTTGGCCACCAGACCACGGATCGCGGCGATCTGGCGGAGCTGGAGGAGGTTACCGCGGGCACCCGAGTTGATCATCTTCCACAGCGGGTTCTCCTGCGGCAGTGCGGTCTCCATCTCCTTGGCGACCTCGTTGGTCGCCTTGGTCCAGATCTCGATGAGCTCGCCGCGACGCTCCTCGGCGGTCATCAGACCACGCTGGTACTGCTTGTCGATCTGCTCGGCCTCGCGCTCGTAACGCTCCAGGATCTCCCACTTGCGCGGGGGCTGGATGACGTCCTCCATGCCGATCGTCACGCCGGACCAGGTGGCCCAGTGGAAACCGGCCTCCTTGAGCCCGTCGAGGGTCGCGGCCAGCGCCACCTTCGGGAACCGCTCGGCGAGGTCGTTGACGATCGCCGAGAGCTGGCCCCGCCGGATCTCGTAGTTCACGAACCGGTAGCCCTGGGGCAGGGTCTCGTTGAACAGGATCCGGCCCAGGGTGGTGTCGACGGTCAGCTGCTGACCCGGCGTCCACTCCTCCGGCGCCTCCCAGGCGGGCTGGCCGGCGCCGTTGTCGACCTCGACGACGTTCTGCAGGCGGACCTTGATCGGCGCCTGCAGGTGCAGCTCGCCGTTGTCGAACGCCATCCGCGCCTCGGCGTCCGAGCTGAACGCCCGGCCCGCGCCCTTCTCCTCCGGAGAGAAGTGGGTGAGGTGGTAGAGGCCGATGACCATGTCCTGGGTGGGCATGGTGACGGGCTTGCCGTCGGCCGGCTTGAGGATGTTGTTGGACGACAGCATCAGGATCCGCGCCTCGGCCTGGGCCTCGGCGGACAGCGGCACGTGCACCGCCATCTGGTCACCGTCGAAGTCGGCGTTGAAGGCGGTGCAGACCAGCGGGTGGATCTGGATCGCCTTGCCCTCGACCAGCTGCGGCTCGAAGGCCTGGATGCCGAGGCGGTGCAGCGTCGGCGCGCGGTTGAGCAGCACCGGGTGCTCGCCGATGACCTCTTCCAGCACGTCCCACACGACCGGGCGCTGGCGCTCGACCATGCGCTTGGCGGACTTGATGTTCTGTGCGTGGTTGAGGTCGACGAGCCGCTTCATCACGAACGGCTTGAACAGCTCGAGCGCCATCTGCTTGGGCAGGCCGCACTGGTGGAGCTTGAGCTGCGGGCCGACGACGATGACCGAACGGCCGGAGTAGTCGACGCGCTTGCCGAGCAGGTTCTGCCGGAAGCGGCCCTGCTTGCCCTTGAGCATGTCGGACAGCGACTTCAGCGGACGGTTGCCGGGGCCGGTGACCGGCCGGCCGCGACGGCCGTTGTCGAACAGCGCGTCGACGGCCTCCTGCAGCATCCGCTTCTCGTTGTTGACGATGATCTCGGGAGCGCCCAGGTCGATCAGGCGCTTGAGCCGGTTGTTCCGGTTGATCACCCGGCGGTAGAGGTCGTTCAGGTCGCTGGTCGCGAACCGGCCACCGTCGAGCTGGACCATCGGCCGCAGGTCCGGCGGGATCACCGGAACGCAGTCGAGCACCATGCCGAGCGGCGAGTTGCGGGTGTTGAGGAACGCCGCCACGACCTTGAGCCGCTTGAGCGCACGGATCTTCCGCTGGCCCTTGCCGCTGCGGATGATCTCGCGCAGCAGGTCGGCCTCGGCGTCGAGGTCCATGTTCTCCAGCAGGGCCTTGATCGCCTCGGCGCCCATGCCGCCGGTGAAGTACTCACCGAACCGGTCACGCAGCTCGCGGTAGAGCAGCTCGTCGGTGACCAGCTGCTTCGGCTCCAGCTTGCGGAAGGTGTCGAGCACCTCGTCGAGGCGGTCGATCTCGCGCTGCGCCCGGTCGCGGATCTGGCGCATCTCGCGCTCTCCGCCCTCCTTGACCTTGCGGCGCACGTCGGCCTTGGCACCCTCGGCCTCGAGCTCGGCCAGGTCGGCCTCGAGCTTGGCGGCGCGACCCTCGACCGCGGAGTCCCGGCTGTTCTCGGACTGCCGCTTCTCGGCGAGGATCTCGTTCTCGATGGTGCTCAGGTCGCGGTGGCGGGCCTCGGTGTCCACGGCGGTGACGACGTAGGACGCGAAGTAGATGATCTTCTCGAGGTCCTTGGGCGCGAGGTCGAGCAGGTAGCCGAGGCGGCTCGGCACGCCCTTGAAGTACCAGATGTGCGTCACGGACGCGGCCAGCTCGATGTGGCCCATCCGCTCACGCCGGACCTTGGAACGGGTCACCTCGACGCCGCAGCGCTCACAGATGATGCCCTTGAACCGGACGCGCTTGTACTTACCGCAGTAGCACTCCCAGTCCCGCTGAGGACCGAAGATCTTCTCGCAGAAGAGCCCGTCCTTTTCCGGCTTCAGGGTGCGGTAGTTGATCGTCTCGGGCTTCTTGACCTCGCCGTGCGACCACTGACGGATGTCGTCAGCCGTGGCCAGGCCAATGCGCAGCTCGTCGAAGAAGTTGACGTCGAGCAATTTATGTCCCTCGAGTCTGTCGTTGCTCTTTACCTACCGGGCGGGGAGCCGGGACCCCTGTCGGAGCCCCGGCTCCTACTCACACTTCCTCGACGCTGCTCGGCTCACGCCGGGACAGGTCGATGCCGAGTTCCTCCGCGGCGCGGAACACCTCGTCGTCGGTCTCGCGCATCTCGAGGGCCACGCCGTCGCTGGAGAGCACCTCGACGTTGAGGCACAGCGACTGCAGCTCCTTGAGCAGCACCTTGAACGACTCCGGGATGCCCGGCTCCGGGATGTTCTCGCCCTTGACGATCGCCTCGTAGACCTTGACTCGGCCCAGGACGTCGTCGGACTTGATCGTGAGCAGCTCCTGCAACGCGTACGCCGCGCCGTAGGCCTGCATCGCCCAGCACTCCATCTCGCCGAACCGCTGGCCACCGAACTGCGCCTTACCACCCAGCGGCTGCTGCGTGATCATCGAGTACGGGCCGGTCGACCGAGCGTGGATCTTGTCGTCGACCAGGTGGTTCAGCTTCAGGATGTAGATGTAACCGACCGCGATCGGGTCGGGCAGCGGCTCGCCGGAACGACCGTCGAACAGCTGCGCCTTGCCCGAGCCGCCGACCAGCTGCACCCCGTCCCGGTTGGGCAGGGTGCTGCTGAGCAGACCGGTGATCTCCTCTTCCTTGGCGCCGTCGAAGACCGGGGTCGCGACGTTGCTGTCGGGCTCGGAGTCGCCGGCGCCGATCGACTTCAGCGCGGTCTTCCACTTGGCGTCGTCGCCGTCGATCTTCCAACCGGTCTTGGCGACCCAACCGAGGTGCGTCTCCAGGACCTGGCCGATGTTCATCCGGCTCGGCACACCGAGCGGGTTGAGCACGATGTCGACCGGCGTGCCGTCCTCGAGGAACGGCATGTCCTCGACCGGCAGGATCTTGGAGATGACGCCCTTGTTGCCGTGGCGGCCGGCGAGCTTGTCGCCGTCCTGGATCTTGCGCTTCTGTGCCACGTAGACGCGGACCAGCTCGTTGACGCCCGGGGGCAGCTCGTCGCCGTCCTCCCGCGAGAAGGTCCGGACGCCGATGACCGTGCCGGTCTCGCCGTGCGGCACCTTCAGCGAGGTGTCGCGGACCTCACGCGCCTTCTCACCGAAGATCGCGCGGAGCAGCCGCTCCTCCGGGGTCAGCTCGGTCTCGCCCTTGGGCGTGACCTTGCCGACCAGGATGTCGCCCGTGACGACCTCGGCGCCGATCCGGATGATCCCCCGCTCGTCGAGGTCGGCGAGCATCTCCTCGCTGACGTTCGGGATGTCGCGGGTGATCTCCTCCGGGCCCAGCTTGGTGTCGCGGGCGTCCACCTCGTGCTCCTCGATGTGGATCGAGGTGAGGGTGTCCTGCTGCACCAGCTTCTGGGACAGGATGATCGCGTCTTCGTAGTTGTGACCCTCCCAGGGCATGAACGCCACGAGCAGGTTGCGCCCGAGCGCCATCTCGCCCTCGTCGGTGCACGGACCGTCGGCGATGACCTGGCCGGCCTCGACCCGGTCGCCTTCGAAGACCACCGGCTTCTGGTTGACGCAGGAGCCGGAGTTCGACCGACGGAACTTGTGCAGGAGGTACGTCCGGCGGTGGCCGTCGTCCTGGTGCACCGTCACGTAGTCGGCGCACAGGTCCTCGACCACGCCACCGACCTCGGCCACGACCACGTCACCGGCGTCGACCGCGGCACGGTATTCCATGCCCGTGCCGACCAGTGGCGACTCGGCCTTGACCAGCGGCACGGCCTGACGCTGCATGTTGGCGCCCATGAGCGCGCGGTTGGCGTCGTCGTGCTCGAGGAACGGGATCATCGCGGTGGCGACCGAGGTCATCTGCCGCGGCGACACGTCCATGTAGTCGACGGCGGCACCGGCCACGAAGTCGACCTCACCGCCCTTTCGACGGACCAGGACGCGGTCGTCGGCGAAGGTGCCGTCGCTGTTGAGAACAGCGTTGGCCTGCGCCTTGACGAACCGGTCTTCCTCGTCGGCCGTCAGGTAGTCGATCTGGTCGGTGACCCGGCCGTCCTCGACCTTGCGGTAGGGCGTCTCGATGAAGCCGAACGGGTTGACCCGCCCGAACGTCGAGAGGGCGCCGATCAGGCCGATGTTGGGGCCTTCCGGCGTCTCGATCGGGCACATCCGGCCGTAGTGGGACGGGTGCACGTCGCGGACCTCGAAGCCCGCCCGCTCACGGGACAGACCACCCGGGCCGAGCGCGCTCAGCCGGCGCCGGTGGGTGAGACCCGCCAGCGGGTTGGTCTGGTCCATGAACTGCGAGAGCTGCGAAGTGCCGAAGAACTCCTTGATCGCCGCCACGACGGGACGGATGTTGATCAGGGTCTGCGGCGTGATCGCCTCGACGTCCTGGGTCGTCATCCGCTCGCGGACGACGCGCTCCATGCGGGACAGGCCGACCCGAACCTGGTTCTGGATCAGCTCGCCAACCGTCCGCAGGCGCCGGTTGCCGAAGTGGTCGATGTCGTCGGCCTCGTAGCCCTCCTCACCGGCGTGCAGCCGGCAGAGGTATTCCACGGTGGCGACGATGTCGTCCTCGGTCAGCGTGCCCTTGTTGATCGGGACGTCGACTTCGAGCTTCTTGTTGAACTTGTATCGACCGACCTTGGCGACGTCGTACCGCTTCGGGTTGAAGAAGAGGTTGTCGAGCAGGGTCTGCGCGTTCTCCCGCGTCGGCGGCTCACCCGGCCGCAGCTTGCGGTAGATGTCGAGCAGCGCCTCGTCGATGCCGGCGATGTGGTCCTTCTCGAGCGTGGTCATCATCAGCTCGGACCAGCCGAACCGCTCACGAATCTGCTCGTTGGTCCAGCCGATCGCCTTCAGCAGGACGGTGACGGCCTGCCGACGCTTGCGGTCGA
Protein-coding regions in this window:
- a CDS encoding DNA-directed RNA polymerase subunit beta' yields the protein MLDVNFFDELRIGLATADDIRQWSHGEVKKPETINYRTLKPEKDGLFCEKIFGPQRDWECYCGKYKRVRFKGIICERCGVEVTRSKVRRERMGHIELAASVTHIWYFKGVPSRLGYLLDLAPKDLEKIIYFASYVVTAVDTEARHRDLSTIENEILAEKRQSENSRDSAVEGRAAKLEADLAELEAEGAKADVRRKVKEGGEREMRQIRDRAQREIDRLDEVLDTFRKLEPKQLVTDELLYRELRDRFGEYFTGGMGAEAIKALLENMDLDAEADLLREIIRSGKGQRKIRALKRLKVVAAFLNTRNSPLGMVLDCVPVIPPDLRPMVQLDGGRFATSDLNDLYRRVINRNNRLKRLIDLGAPEIIVNNEKRMLQEAVDALFDNGRRGRPVTGPGNRPLKSLSDMLKGKQGRFRQNLLGKRVDYSGRSVIVVGPQLKLHQCGLPKQMALELFKPFVMKRLVDLNHAQNIKSAKRMVERQRPVVWDVLEEVIGEHPVLLNRAPTLHRLGIQAFEPQLVEGKAIQIHPLVCTAFNADFDGDQMAVHVPLSAEAQAEARILMLSSNNILKPADGKPVTMPTQDMVIGLYHLTHFSPEEKGAGRAFSSDAEARMAFDNGELHLQAPIKVRLQNVVEVDNGAGQPAWEAPEEWTPGQQLTVDTTLGRILFNETLPQGYRFVNYEIRRGQLSAIVNDLAERFPKVALAATLDGLKEAGFHWATWSGVTIGMEDVIQPPRKWEILERYEREAEQIDKQYQRGLMTAEERRGELIEIWTKATNEVAKEMETALPQENPLWKMINSGARGNLLQLRQIAAIRGLVANPKGEIIPRPIKASYREGLSVLEYFISTHGARKGLADTALRTADSGYLTRRLVDVSQDVIIREEDCGTDRAITMQVGTNGPDGKLMVHEHAETGVHARTLADDIKGADGSLVVERGADLNSILIDKLVAAGVDTVRVRSVLTCESKLGVCAACYGRSLPTGKTVDVGEAVGIIAAQSIGEPGTQLTMRTFHTGGVAGEDITQGLPRVQEIFEARVPKGKAPIAESPGRIRIEDGERSRKIIIVPDDGSDEIVHDKVSRRVKLRAADGAHVEVGEKLTEGTIDPHELLRILGPRAVQVHLTNEVQEVYRSQGVLIHDKHIEIIIRQMLKRVTVIDSGSTEFLPGVLVDRALFESENRRLVSEGGEPAAGRPVLMGITKASLATDSWLSAASFQETTRVLTDAAIHARSDSLIGLKENVIIGKLIPAGTGISKYRNVRVEPTEEAKAKVYSMTGYPETDYGFGPAGGQAVPLDDFDFGSYR
- a CDS encoding APH(3') family aminoglycoside O-phosphotransferase; this encodes MTEWHLVSTGRSGALVWRGPGVYRKRGKPDEIAAEAARLSWLAGQGFPCPEVVDHRPGELVTTALPGRPGSADWPTARRPALAAAIGALLRDLHQLPVADCPFDRTLATTMALAAANTDVDLDDLDPARAGWSADRLLAELRATRPRDPEDLVVGHGDPCLPNFLFDDDLRPTGVVDVVRLGVADRHNDLAIATRHLTARWSSASAADLLTAYGRPDPDPAKIAFYRLLDEFF
- the rpsL gene encoding 30S ribosomal protein S12; protein product: MPTIQQLVRKGRQAKTSKTKTPALKGSPQRRGVCTRVYTTTPKKPNSALRKVARVKLSSQIEVTAYIPGVGHNLQEHSIVLVRGGRVKDLPGVRYKIVRGSLDTQGVRNRKQARSRYGAKKEKS
- the fusA gene encoding elongation factor G; translation: MAAADALAKVRNIGIMAHIDAGKTTTTERILFYTGITYKIGEVHEGAAVMDWMEQEQERGITITSAATKCEWKDHTIQIIDTPGHVDFTVEVERSLRVLDGAVAVYDGVAGVEPQTENVWRQADKYNVPRMCFVNKLDRTGADFFRCVQMMIDRLNATPLVLQIPIGNESDFIGVVDLIGMRALTWRGETQKGEDYAVEEIPADLADQAAEWREKLIETLADVDDTITEKYLEGEELTVEDLKAGIRRATVAGKANPVLTGSAFKNKGVQPMLDAVVDFLPSPLDIPAIEGVATDGETPLQRKPSNSEPFSALAFKIQTDKHLGKLTYVRVYSGTIDSGSQVINSTKDRKERIGKIYQMHANKREERGTAQAGDIIAVQGLKQTTTGDTLCDPANPVILESMTFPEPVIQVAIEPKTKSDQEKLGTAIQRLAEEDPTFRVFNDEETGQTVIAGMGELHLDILVDRMRREFNVEANIGKPQVAYRETIRRKVEKVEYTHKKQTGGSGQYARVIISLEPLPLDNDAPTYEFANAVTGGRIPREFIPSVDAGAQDAMQYGILAGYPLVGVKLTLVDGQYHEVDSSEMAFKIAGSMALKEAARKADPALLEPMMSVEVTTPEENMGDVIGDLNSRRGIIQAMEERSGARVVRALVPLSEMFGYVGDLRSKTQGRASYSMQFDSYAEVPQNVAKEIIAKATGE
- a CDS encoding dihydrofolate reductase family protein encodes the protein MSVDGFIADPDDSLGGADGNRLHHWGQEADGETFRTDGVAGQLMAEYNATGAVVAGRRTAEITDHWGGSHHGMPIFVPTHRPPGPTVADQPLVTYVQDGIESAIAQAKAAAGDRDVLVHGAYTGQRALEAGVLDEIQIHQIPILLGRGRRLFDVLPREIELEIVRVIDTPEATHLRYRVKR
- the rpsG gene encoding 30S ribosomal protein S7 — translated: MPRKGPAPRRPLVADPVYNSPLVTQLVNKILLRGKRQLAERIVYGALEGAREKSGGTDPVVILKRAMDNVKPAIEVKSRRVGGATYQVPIEVRAPRQTTLGLRWLVQYSKARREKTMVERLMNELLDASNGLGAAVKRREDTHKMAESNKAFAHYRW